From a single Bryobacter aggregatus MPL3 genomic region:
- the ppdK gene encoding pyruvate, phosphate dikinase: MKKYVYSFGGGTADGDKSMKDLLGGKGANLAEMCKNGLPVPGGFTVATEVCNIYFQNGNKVPKEIQDEQGQALAKLEKLMGKKLGDAKDPLLLSVRSGAKFSMPGMMNTILNLGLNDETTEGLAVRSNNERFAYDCYRRFIQMFGEVALGIEMEHFDHIFDEKKKKRKIKVDSDLSAADLKAIIEDYKKLVKKETKKDFPQDAHVQLDMSRDAVFRSWNNDKAVYYRRMEKIPDEIGTACTVQAMVFGNMGDDCGTGVGFTRDPGSGENVFYGEFLINAQGEDVVAGIRTPQAIADLKKVMPGVYKELREITTNLEKAYKDMQDFEFTFESGKLYMLQTRNGKRTGPAAVRIAVEMVKEGLIEKDEAVMRVAPSQLDQLLHPVFDNASLKTLTKITRGIAASPGAAVGMAAFSAQGAVAMAAKGPAILVRKETTPDDIAGMDAAKGILTAVGGKSSHAAVVARGMGRPCIVGASIISIDEKAKRFTAKVGDKTITVKEGDFISIDGTTGDVYVGQSKTVEPSTKSGFLAEFMKWADEFRGDFGVRANADIPKDAKAARNFGAEGIGLCRTEHMFFAEDRLPFMQAMILATDEKSRRAALAKLLPMQRKDFAGLFEAMEGFPVVIRTLDPPLHEFLPKREELMVAEVKLPHATAKEKKEMAAKFGCTVGELKKTIPSLLHRVEELHEMNPMLGHRGCRLGITYPEITEMQARAIFEAAVIVAKKGKKIIPEVMIPLVGGYKELEHQKAIVESVAKEVLGKAGLTKLKYYIGTMIEIPRAALTADSVAEHAEFFSFGTNDLTQTTMGLSRDDYTKFNAHYENLKIFKTDPFGSLDQEGVGKLIELAIQLGRKTRPDLEIGICGEHGGDPDSVAFCYRAGMNYVSCSPYRVPIARLAAAQAALAKGAKTESRTA, translated from the coding sequence ATGAAGAAGTATGTTTATTCGTTCGGTGGCGGTACGGCCGACGGCGATAAGAGTATGAAAGACCTTCTCGGCGGCAAGGGTGCAAACCTCGCCGAGATGTGTAAAAACGGCTTGCCGGTTCCGGGTGGATTTACGGTTGCGACGGAAGTTTGCAACATCTATTTCCAAAACGGTAACAAGGTTCCGAAGGAGATTCAGGACGAGCAGGGCCAGGCGCTTGCCAAGCTGGAAAAGCTGATGGGCAAGAAGCTTGGTGATGCCAAGGATCCTCTTCTGTTGAGTGTTCGCTCGGGCGCGAAGTTCTCGATGCCGGGCATGATGAACACGATTCTGAACCTGGGTCTGAACGACGAGACGACCGAAGGTTTGGCCGTGCGTTCGAACAACGAGCGCTTTGCCTACGATTGCTACCGCCGCTTCATCCAGATGTTTGGTGAAGTTGCTCTTGGCATCGAGATGGAGCACTTCGACCACATCTTTGATGAGAAGAAGAAGAAGCGCAAGATCAAGGTGGACTCCGATCTGAGCGCCGCCGATCTGAAGGCGATCATCGAAGACTACAAGAAGCTGGTCAAGAAGGAAACCAAGAAGGACTTTCCGCAGGACGCCCATGTGCAGCTCGACATGTCGCGCGATGCCGTCTTCCGCAGTTGGAACAACGATAAGGCCGTCTACTACCGCCGCATGGAGAAGATTCCGGACGAAATCGGCACTGCCTGCACGGTACAGGCGATGGTGTTTGGCAATATGGGCGACGACTGCGGCACGGGCGTCGGCTTTACGCGTGACCCTGGCAGCGGCGAGAACGTGTTCTACGGCGAGTTCCTGATCAATGCGCAGGGCGAAGACGTCGTAGCCGGCATCCGTACGCCGCAGGCAATTGCAGACCTGAAGAAGGTGATGCCTGGGGTGTACAAGGAACTTCGCGAGATCACGACGAACCTCGAGAAGGCCTATAAGGACATGCAGGACTTCGAATTCACCTTTGAATCCGGCAAGCTGTACATGCTCCAGACCCGCAACGGCAAGCGTACGGGCCCGGCGGCGGTGCGCATTGCGGTTGAGATGGTGAAGGAAGGCCTGATCGAGAAGGATGAAGCGGTGATGCGCGTGGCTCCGAGCCAGCTCGACCAGCTTCTGCACCCGGTATTCGACAACGCCTCGCTCAAGACGCTGACCAAGATCACGCGCGGCATCGCAGCCAGTCCCGGCGCTGCTGTCGGTATGGCCGCATTCAGCGCACAGGGCGCGGTGGCCATGGCCGCCAAGGGCCCGGCGATCCTGGTTCGCAAAGAAACCACTCCTGACGATATTGCCGGTATGGACGCGGCAAAGGGCATTTTGACCGCTGTCGGCGGTAAGAGCTCGCACGCAGCCGTTGTTGCTCGCGGCATGGGCCGCCCCTGCATCGTCGGCGCCTCGATCATCTCGATCGATGAGAAGGCAAAGCGCTTTACGGCGAAGGTCGGCGATAAGACGATCACTGTGAAGGAAGGCGACTTCATCTCGATCGACGGTACGACCGGTGACGTTTATGTCGGCCAGTCGAAGACGGTGGAGCCGAGCACGAAGAGCGGCTTCCTGGCTGAGTTCATGAAGTGGGCTGATGAGTTCCGTGGCGACTTTGGTGTGCGTGCGAACGCAGACATTCCGAAGGATGCCAAGGCTGCCCGTAACTTTGGCGCAGAAGGCATTGGCCTCTGCCGTACCGAGCACATGTTCTTTGCTGAAGATCGTCTGCCCTTCATGCAGGCGATGATTCTGGCGACGGATGAGAAGAGCCGCCGTGCCGCATTGGCCAAGCTGTTGCCGATGCAGCGCAAGGATTTTGCCGGTTTGTTTGAAGCGATGGAAGGCTTCCCGGTGGTGATCCGTACGCTCGATCCGCCGCTGCATGAGTTCCTGCCGAAGCGCGAGGAACTGATGGTGGCTGAAGTGAAGCTGCCGCATGCGACCGCCAAAGAGAAGAAGGAAATGGCGGCGAAGTTCGGCTGCACGGTTGGCGAGTTGAAGAAGACGATTCCTTCGCTTCTGCATCGCGTCGAAGAGCTGCACGAAATGAACCCGATGCTTGGGCATCGCGGTTGCCGTCTGGGCATCACTTACCCCGAGATCACCGAGATGCAGGCCCGCGCGATTTTTGAAGCGGCCGTCATCGTGGCGAAGAAGGGCAAGAAGATCATTCCGGAAGTGATGATCCCGCTGGTGGGTGGTTATAAGGAACTGGAACACCAGAAGGCGATTGTCGAATCGGTTGCCAAGGAAGTACTCGGCAAGGCTGGTCTGACCAAGCTGAAGTACTACATCGGCACGATGATCGAGATTCCGCGCGCCGCGCTGACCGCTGATTCGGTTGCCGAGCATGCTGAGTTCTTCAGCTTTGGCACCAACGATCTGACGCAGACGACGATGGGCTTGAGCCGCGACGACTATACGAAATTCAACGCTCATTACGAGAACCTCAAGATCTTCAAGACCGATCCGTTCGGTTCGCTCGATCAAGAGGGTGTCGGCAAGCTGATCGAATTGGCGATCCAGTTGGGCCGCAAGACCCGTCCGGACCTCGAAATCGGGATCTGCGGCGAGCATGGTGGTGATCCGGACAGCGTGGCGTTCTGCTACCGCGCCGGCATGAACTATGTGAGCTGCTCGCCGTATCGTGTACCGATCGCCCGCTTGGCGGCAGCACAGGCTGCGCTGGCCAAGGGTGCGAAGACGGAAAGCCGCACGGCGTAA
- a CDS encoding N-acyl-D-amino-acid deacylase family protein: MRIFAVGLLVCSALLGQDFDVLIRGGKIVDGTGSFWYYADLGIRGDSIAAIGLLRDKAAKTTIEAKGLVVAPGFIDIHTHSRIGIFRHPEAENYLRQGVTTVIEGNDGSSPLPLAPFLERLSKTPLGLNFASFVGQGSIRQEVMGLAARKSTAGEVAKMKDIVKQAMLDGAFGMSTGLFYVPGNFTPMEEVVELAKVAGEYGGMHISHMRSEGDKVLDAVAETIRIGEEGHLPTQVTHHKIIGAASWGKSTDSLALIEAARARGVDVTVDAYPYTASSTGTAAMFPQLALEGGQKALLERLAAPERRAEIKAEIARRIQFDRGGGDPKNVVMASCGFDHALDGKSLAEITKDRNRVVNFANAAETAIELQSQGGCSAIYHAISEEDVERILRYPFTMVGSDGEIPTLGAGVPHPRSYGTFARVLGRYVRERKTITLEDAVHKMSGLPAVRLRMFDRGFLLPGLKADVVLFDPATVADRATFEKPHQYAVGFRWVIVNGTPVIADGKLNAARPGRVLYGPAKK; the protein is encoded by the coding sequence ATGCGGATTTTCGCTGTGGGATTGCTTGTTTGCAGTGCGCTGCTGGGGCAGGATTTTGATGTTCTGATCCGGGGCGGCAAGATTGTCGATGGAACCGGGAGCTTTTGGTATTACGCCGATCTGGGGATTCGCGGCGATTCGATTGCCGCGATTGGGTTGCTACGCGACAAGGCGGCGAAGACCACCATTGAGGCCAAAGGCTTGGTGGTGGCTCCTGGCTTTATCGATATCCATACGCACTCGCGCATCGGGATCTTTCGCCATCCAGAGGCCGAAAACTATTTGCGCCAGGGTGTGACCACGGTCATTGAAGGCAACGACGGGAGTTCTCCGCTTCCTCTCGCTCCTTTCCTGGAACGGCTCAGCAAGACGCCGCTTGGCTTGAACTTTGCCAGCTTTGTGGGACAGGGTAGCATTCGCCAGGAAGTGATGGGACTGGCTGCTCGGAAGTCGACAGCCGGGGAAGTCGCGAAGATGAAAGACATCGTCAAACAGGCCATGCTCGATGGCGCGTTTGGGATGTCGACCGGGCTCTTCTATGTGCCGGGGAATTTCACGCCAATGGAAGAGGTAGTGGAGTTGGCGAAGGTCGCTGGAGAGTATGGCGGCATGCATATCTCTCATATGCGGAGTGAGGGCGACAAGGTGCTGGACGCTGTCGCTGAGACGATTCGCATTGGCGAGGAGGGGCATCTGCCGACGCAGGTGACCCATCACAAAATCATTGGCGCTGCGAGTTGGGGGAAGAGCACCGATAGCCTCGCTTTGATTGAGGCGGCGCGGGCGCGCGGCGTCGATGTGACCGTCGATGCTTATCCTTATACGGCTTCGAGCACGGGGACGGCGGCGATGTTCCCCCAACTGGCTTTAGAAGGTGGACAGAAGGCGTTGCTCGAAAGGCTGGCGGCTCCTGAGAGGCGCGCCGAGATCAAGGCAGAGATTGCGCGGCGGATCCAGTTTGACCGCGGCGGCGGGGACCCGAAGAATGTCGTGATGGCCTCTTGCGGCTTTGACCATGCGCTCGATGGGAAGAGCCTGGCGGAGATCACGAAGGACAGGAATCGCGTGGTGAACTTTGCGAATGCTGCTGAGACGGCCATCGAGCTGCAGAGCCAGGGCGGATGTTCCGCGATTTATCATGCGATCTCGGAAGAGGACGTCGAGCGGATTCTGCGCTATCCGTTTACGATGGTTGGCTCGGATGGGGAGATTCCGACGCTGGGCGCCGGGGTGCCGCATCCACGCAGTTATGGGACCTTTGCCCGGGTGCTGGGCCGCTATGTGCGCGAACGTAAAACGATCACGCTCGAAGATGCGGTGCATAAGATGTCGGGGCTTCCTGCGGTGCGTCTGCGGATGTTCGATCGCGGTTTTCTGCTGCCGGGCTTGAAGGCGGATGTGGTGCTCTTTGATCCAGCGACGGTCGCGGATCGGGCGACCTTTGAGAAGCCGCATCAGTATGCGGTGGGATTCCGGTGGGTGATTGTGAATGGGACGCCGGTGATTGCCGATGGGAAATTGAATGCCGCGCGTCCGGGCCGGGTGCTGTACGGGCCAGCGAAGAAATAG
- a CDS encoding putative Ig domain-containing protein, with amino-acid sequence MALALLHAGTGTAAISLSNTTLPQANAGQPYNTSLTATGGLSPYTYTIGSGGALPQGLSLAANGTISGTPALAGSYNIPIQITDATPTSNIVTVALQVSSASGLSITTTAIPAGSVGASYDFTFSGQGGTTPYSWDLLFGSGALPSGMTLSASGRLAGTPTTAGVFPIVVRLTDAAGHSYQSGFTLQINAANLTISTTSLAGALVNVPYSQQLTAFGGIAPYSFGLLSGALPPGLSISSTGLISGLPSNGGTYNFFIRATDSTPNPMAAQASFSIVVAGTGPRIIVSSLPTGTLSQAYSGSLIAQGGTAPYSFSVVNGSLPSGLTLSANGAISGTPTASGISTVTVRVTDAAGLTAQRDLILNINSSAFAFTTTAVPGGFVNLPYSTSLSTVSGTAPITYSLLSGALPAGLTLGANGVISGTPTTVATSSFVVRAQDATGATAQAPLSIQIQSSNLSILQSALPTATVAQAYSSTLTPVNGVAPYTFTLLSGSLPAGLALSANGNISGIPTTAGLYQITVRLTDANQSTATATINLYVASTGLNITTISLPASRVGQAYASNLFASGGSLPYNFAVLNGSLPAGLTLTASGLISGVPTTAGTSNFTVRVTDNAGVTAQSTYTLPTNAANSFLVLPETLSSAQVARAYAATLTTIGGTAPFTFVLSSGALPPGLTLSAAGQISGTPTAAGNFGFGIQVTDANNASVAYNQAIAVSSSDLTITTTSVPPVQVGINYFTAFTGAGGTAPYTFSVLGGSLPPGLTLSAAGAVSGTATGTGSYPVTIRISDQSGNTATANYVFTVSGSGTLQITTTALSTARTNQPYSASILATGGLPPYVFDITSGTLPTGLSLAGNGLISGTPTINGTSTFSVRAIDGLGATSQVTYSLTVTSSSLFITTSELPSGRVDVAYSLNLASSGGTPSYSYSLVGGSLPTGITLNTAGHISGIPTVSGSFPVVIRVVDGVGANVQKAFTLNIASNGLAFTNVSLPIAYIGQQYLATLQAAGGVPPYTFSLTNGSVLPSGLTLNSNGQISGLPETASNNVLSFRVIDAAGATATVTLTLNVTQSTLRFGFTALPDANTGQAYSFTPTVLGGTAPYTFSIVGALPAGLVLTPAGVISGTPEQPGTFNVTLRAQDALGAAVQANYALTISGTGFRFTTTLTPPTLNQPYSQTLSTAGGTGTITYSLTSGSLPPGLSLSPAGVISGTPTTIGSSTFTLRATDSAGATANGNFTLLVSAPVITFTTRMLHSGTINQAYNQTIVVSGGTAPYSFLISDGALPPGLTLSSGGTISGAPTATGTYVFTVRATDARGSTNTADFLIGVAVVGAPSIAAVVNAANYADNGVSPGEILTIFGSNLGPANLLTFTVTNNRVPTLLGGTRILFDGVAAPVIYTSANQVAVVAPFFIADRSTVRMTVEYQGTVSAVLRLPVLPVKPAVFTLDSSGEGPAAAINQDGTVNTAANPARRETYVSLYLTGGGTTSPLLVDGLIVSSLATLTNSVAVSINGIPATVQYAGNAPTLVPGVDQINVKLPAGTRPGANTIQVTIGTTVTTTQTTVFVE; translated from the coding sequence GTGGCCCTCGCGCTTCTGCATGCAGGCACTGGTACCGCAGCAATTAGCCTCTCCAACACAACGCTTCCCCAGGCAAACGCCGGGCAACCCTACAACACATCTCTCACCGCCACCGGAGGACTGTCGCCCTACACCTACACCATTGGATCGGGCGGCGCGCTCCCGCAAGGACTCAGTCTTGCGGCCAATGGCACAATCAGCGGCACTCCCGCCCTGGCCGGAAGCTACAACATCCCCATCCAGATCACCGATGCGACCCCCACCTCCAACATCGTCACGGTTGCGCTGCAAGTCTCGAGCGCCAGCGGCCTCAGCATCACCACCACCGCCATCCCGGCCGGCAGTGTGGGCGCCTCCTACGACTTCACCTTCTCCGGACAAGGCGGCACGACACCCTACTCGTGGGATCTCCTCTTCGGGAGCGGCGCTCTTCCCAGCGGCATGACTCTTTCCGCTAGCGGTCGTCTCGCTGGAACGCCCACCACTGCGGGCGTTTTCCCCATCGTCGTGCGCTTGACGGACGCGGCCGGACACTCCTACCAATCCGGCTTCACACTTCAGATCAACGCCGCGAATCTCACCATCTCCACCACCTCCCTCGCCGGCGCTCTGGTCAATGTCCCCTACAGCCAGCAGCTCACAGCCTTTGGCGGCATCGCGCCTTACTCCTTCGGTTTGCTTTCGGGCGCCCTGCCTCCTGGCCTCAGCATTTCCTCCACCGGTCTGATCTCGGGCCTGCCCAGCAACGGCGGCACATACAACTTCTTCATTCGCGCCACAGACTCCACGCCCAACCCGATGGCCGCCCAAGCCAGCTTCTCCATCGTCGTGGCAGGCACGGGCCCTCGCATCATCGTCTCCTCCCTCCCCACTGGAACTCTCAGCCAAGCCTATTCCGGCTCACTGATCGCCCAAGGCGGCACCGCACCCTATAGCTTTAGCGTCGTCAACGGAAGCCTTCCTTCCGGACTCACCCTATCAGCGAATGGAGCCATCTCCGGAACGCCCACCGCATCCGGAATCTCCACCGTCACCGTCCGCGTGACCGATGCCGCGGGCCTCACCGCACAGCGGGATCTGATCCTGAACATCAACTCCAGCGCCTTCGCCTTCACAACAACGGCAGTTCCCGGCGGCTTCGTCAATCTCCCCTACAGCACGTCGCTCAGCACCGTATCCGGAACAGCGCCCATCACGTACAGCCTGCTCAGCGGCGCGCTTCCGGCGGGCCTCACCCTCGGAGCCAACGGCGTCATCAGTGGCACTCCCACCACCGTTGCCACCTCCAGCTTCGTCGTCCGTGCCCAAGATGCCACCGGCGCCACAGCCCAGGCCCCGCTCAGCATCCAGATCCAATCCTCCAATCTCTCCATCCTGCAATCCGCGCTGCCCACAGCAACGGTCGCGCAGGCTTACTCCTCGACGCTCACCCCCGTCAATGGAGTAGCTCCTTACACCTTCACGCTCCTCTCGGGTAGCCTGCCTGCCGGACTCGCACTGTCCGCCAACGGCAATATCTCCGGCATCCCCACCACCGCCGGACTCTACCAGATCACCGTCCGGCTAACCGATGCGAATCAAAGCACCGCGACCGCAACCATCAATCTCTATGTCGCCTCCACTGGCCTGAACATCACCACCATCTCCTTGCCCGCATCCCGCGTCGGACAAGCCTACGCGAGCAATCTCTTTGCGAGTGGTGGCTCCCTTCCCTACAATTTCGCCGTCCTCAATGGGTCGCTTCCGGCAGGACTCACCCTCACAGCCTCTGGACTCATCTCCGGCGTCCCGACCACAGCCGGAACTTCGAACTTCACCGTTCGAGTGACCGACAACGCGGGCGTGACAGCGCAGTCCACCTATACGCTGCCAACGAATGCGGCCAATAGCTTCCTGGTGCTTCCAGAGACACTCTCCAGCGCACAGGTCGCCAGGGCTTACGCCGCCACGCTCACCACCATCGGCGGCACAGCTCCCTTCACCTTCGTGCTCAGCAGCGGCGCACTGCCTCCTGGGCTGACCTTGAGCGCCGCGGGCCAGATCTCCGGCACGCCCACCGCCGCAGGCAACTTCGGCTTCGGCATCCAGGTCACGGACGCCAACAACGCGAGCGTCGCCTACAACCAGGCAATCGCCGTCAGTTCCTCCGATCTCACCATCACCACCACCTCCGTCCCGCCTGTCCAGGTGGGCATCAACTACTTCACTGCGTTTACGGGCGCAGGTGGAACCGCACCCTACACCTTCAGTGTTCTGGGTGGTTCCTTGCCTCCGGGCCTCACGCTAAGCGCTGCGGGAGCCGTTTCCGGCACTGCCACCGGCACGGGTTCCTACCCGGTGACCATTCGCATCAGCGACCAGAGCGGCAACACCGCAACCGCAAATTATGTCTTCACCGTCAGCGGCTCAGGCACCTTGCAGATCACCACCACGGCCTTGTCCACCGCCCGCACGAACCAGCCCTACAGCGCATCCATCCTCGCCACCGGCGGACTCCCGCCCTATGTCTTCGACATCACCAGCGGCACCCTCCCCACTGGCCTGAGCCTCGCCGGAAACGGGCTCATCAGTGGCACCCCCACCATCAATGGCACCTCCACCTTCTCGGTCCGGGCCATCGACGGCTTAGGAGCAACCTCGCAAGTCACTTACTCGCTGACCGTCACTTCCTCGTCCCTGTTCATCACCACCAGCGAACTGCCCAGCGGCAGAGTCGATGTGGCTTACTCGCTGAACCTCGCCTCCAGCGGCGGCACCCCCTCTTATTCCTATAGTCTGGTCGGCGGCAGTCTTCCCACGGGAATCACGCTCAACACCGCCGGACACATCTCCGGAATTCCCACCGTCTCCGGCAGCTTCCCGGTGGTCATCCGCGTCGTCGATGGCGTCGGAGCCAATGTTCAGAAGGCCTTCACGTTGAACATCGCCAGCAACGGCCTCGCCTTCACCAACGTCTCGCTGCCCATCGCCTATATCGGGCAGCAGTACCTCGCCACCTTACAGGCTGCCGGTGGCGTTCCTCCTTACACCTTCTCCCTCACCAACGGCAGCGTCCTGCCTTCTGGTCTCACCCTGAATAGCAATGGCCAGATCTCCGGCCTGCCTGAAACCGCCTCAAACAACGTCCTGAGCTTCCGGGTCATCGACGCGGCCGGAGCCACAGCCACGGTCACGCTCACCCTGAACGTCACACAGTCCACGCTCCGCTTCGGCTTTACGGCACTGCCGGACGCAAACACCGGACAAGCCTATTCCTTCACGCCCACAGTCCTTGGAGGCACGGCGCCCTACACCTTCTCCATCGTCGGTGCGCTCCCAGCCGGACTGGTCCTCACGCCTGCCGGTGTGATCTCCGGAACTCCGGAACAACCCGGCACCTTCAACGTCACCCTCCGGGCGCAAGATGCACTCGGAGCCGCTGTCCAGGCCAACTACGCGCTCACCATCTCAGGAACCGGCTTCCGCTTCACCACCACGCTGACACCGCCCACACTGAACCAACCTTATAGCCAGACCCTCAGCACCGCGGGTGGTACAGGCACCATCACCTACTCGCTCACCAGCGGCAGCTTGCCGCCGGGCCTCAGCCTCTCTCCGGCAGGCGTCATCAGCGGAACCCCCACAACAATTGGGTCTTCCACCTTTACGCTGCGCGCCACCGATAGCGCGGGCGCAACAGCCAATGGAAACTTCACCCTGCTGGTCAGCGCTCCCGTCATCACCTTCACCACCAGGATGCTGCACTCCGGCACCATCAATCAGGCCTACAACCAGACCATCGTCGTCAGCGGCGGCACGGCTCCTTATAGCTTCCTCATCAGTGATGGAGCCCTGCCGCCCGGCTTGACCTTATCGAGCGGCGGCACAATTAGTGGTGCGCCCACCGCCACCGGCACCTACGTCTTCACCGTCCGTGCCACGGACGCGCGGGGCTCCACCAATACAGCGGACTTCCTCATTGGAGTCGCAGTGGTCGGCGCACCCAGCATCGCCGCCGTGGTGAACGCGGCCAACTATGCGGACAATGGCGTGTCCCCGGGTGAGATCCTCACGATCTTCGGCTCGAACCTCGGTCCCGCGAATCTCCTGACCTTCACCGTGACCAACAATCGCGTGCCCACCCTCCTCGGCGGCACCCGTATCCTCTTCGACGGCGTTGCCGCTCCGGTCATCTACACTTCTGCCAACCAGGTAGCCGTGGTCGCCCCCTTCTTCATCGCCGATCGGAGCACCGTGCGGATGACGGTCGAATACCAGGGCACTGTATCGGCAGTCCTTCGGCTTCCGGTCCTTCCCGTGAAGCCCGCCGTCTTCACCCTCGATTCGAGTGGAGAGGGTCCGGCGGCAGCGATCAACCAGGATGGCACCGTGAACACGGCCGCCAACCCGGCGCGCAGAGAGACCTACGTCTCGTTGTACCTCACGGGCGGCGGCACCACGAGCCCGCTGCTGGTTGATGGCCTCATCGTCAGCTCGCTCGCAACACTGACGAACTCCGTCGCCGTGAGCATCAACGGAATCCCCGCCACCGTGCAATATGCAGGGAACGCGCCAACCTTGGTGCCAGGCGTCGATCAGATCAACGTGAAACTCCCGGCCGGAACCCGGCCCGGCGCCAACACCATCCAGGTCACCATCGGAACCACCGTCACCACCACCCAGACCACCGTCTTCGTGGAGTAG
- a CDS encoding M2 family metallopeptidase — protein sequence MRIFVLLLTIGMGLSGQPKPSIAEARVFLDDAEKRLLQLSNEAGQASWVQSNFITDDTEALAALANERVIALAVELAKKATRFDSVALPEDMTRKLRLLKLGLTLAAPDNPKEREEVTRLAASLEGIYGKGKYCPGDTKDESKCLDITAITKILANSRDPKELLEVWKGWQTIARPMKKDYVRFVSLANKGAKELGFADSGAMWRSKYDMAPDAFARELDRLWTQVRPLYVSLHSYVRWKLREKYGDIVPAKGPIPAHLLGNLWAQDWTNIYPLVAPQDADPGYDLTQILVARQTNALDMVRYGESFFKSLGFAPLPETFWKRSLFVKPRDREVVCHASAWDVDNVDDLRIKMCIDITAEDFNTVHHELGHNFYQRAYNKQPFLFRDSANDGFHEAVGDTIALSVTPEYLVKIGLLPQAPAASKDIGLLLNKALEKVAFLPFGLMIDQWRWQVFSGQVTPEKYNEAWWTLRQKYQGIASPVANAPEDFDPGAKYHVAANVPYMRYFLADILQFQFHRALSKTAGCTTVLNRCSIYDSKEAGSRLNAMLQMGLSRPWPSALEVLTGQTQMDATAIVDYFAPLQQWLDEQNQGKPIGWE from the coding sequence ATGCGAATCTTTGTACTCCTTCTGACAATCGGAATGGGCTTGTCCGGCCAGCCGAAACCGAGCATTGCTGAGGCGCGTGTGTTTCTTGACGATGCGGAGAAGCGCTTGCTGCAGTTGAGCAATGAAGCGGGCCAGGCGAGCTGGGTCCAGTCGAATTTCATCACCGACGATACGGAGGCCTTGGCGGCGCTGGCCAATGAACGGGTGATTGCGCTGGCCGTCGAGTTGGCGAAGAAAGCGACTCGCTTTGATTCCGTTGCGCTGCCCGAGGATATGACGCGGAAGTTGCGGCTGTTGAAGTTAGGCTTGACGCTGGCAGCTCCGGACAACCCCAAGGAGCGCGAAGAGGTGACTCGTTTGGCTGCTTCCCTCGAGGGGATTTATGGCAAGGGCAAGTACTGTCCCGGGGATACCAAGGACGAAAGTAAGTGTCTCGATATCACCGCCATTACGAAGATTCTGGCGAACAGCCGCGACCCGAAGGAACTGCTCGAGGTGTGGAAGGGTTGGCAGACGATTGCACGTCCGATGAAGAAGGACTATGTGCGTTTTGTCTCGCTGGCAAACAAGGGAGCGAAGGAACTGGGCTTTGCCGATTCGGGTGCGATGTGGCGGTCCAAGTACGATATGGCGCCGGATGCCTTTGCGCGCGAACTCGACCGGCTGTGGACGCAGGTGCGGCCGCTGTATGTGTCTCTGCACTCCTATGTGCGTTGGAAACTGCGCGAGAAGTATGGGGATATCGTTCCGGCGAAGGGGCCGATTCCGGCGCATTTGCTGGGGAATCTCTGGGCGCAGGATTGGACAAATATTTATCCGCTGGTGGCGCCGCAGGATGCCGATCCGGGCTATGACCTGACGCAGATTCTGGTGGCGCGGCAGACGAATGCGCTCGATATGGTGCGCTATGGCGAGTCCTTTTTCAAGTCGCTGGGTTTTGCTCCGTTGCCGGAGACCTTCTGGAAGCGGTCCTTGTTTGTGAAGCCGCGAGATCGCGAAGTGGTTTGCCATGCGAGCGCCTGGGATGTCGACAATGTGGATGATCTGCGGATCAAGATGTGTATCGATATCACGGCGGAGGACTTCAACACCGTTCACCATGAGCTGGGTCACAACTTCTATCAACGTGCCTACAACAAGCAACCCTTTCTGTTCCGCGATAGTGCGAATGACGGGTTTCATGAGGCGGTTGGCGATACGATCGCATTATCGGTAACGCCGGAGTACCTGGTGAAGATTGGCCTGTTGCCGCAGGCACCGGCGGCTTCGAAGGATATCGGTCTGCTGTTGAACAAGGCGCTCGAGAAGGTGGCGTTTCTGCCCTTTGGCTTGATGATCGATCAGTGGCGCTGGCAGGTGTTCAGCGGCCAGGTGACGCCGGAGAAATATAACGAGGCCTGGTGGACGCTGCGGCAGAAGTATCAGGGGATTGCGTCCCCAGTGGCGAATGCTCCAGAAGATTTCGATCCTGGGGCGAAGTACCATGTGGCGGCAAATGTTCCCTACATGCGCTACTTCCTGGCCGACATTTTGCAGTTCCAATTCCATCGGGCTTTATCGAAGACGGCAGGTTGTACGACGGTGTTGAACCGTTGCTCGATTTATGACAGCAAAGAAGCCGGCTCACGCTTGAATGCGATGTTGCAGATGGGGCTGAGCCGACCTTGGCCGAGTGCCCTCGAAGTGTTGACGGGCCAGACGCAGATGGACGCGACGGCAATTGTCGACTATTTCGCCCCACTCCAGCAGTGGTTAGACGAACAGAACCAAGGAAAGCCGATTGGTTGGGAATAG